The Myxococcota bacterium genome has a segment encoding these proteins:
- a CDS encoding GDSL-type esterase/lipase family protein, with protein sequence MKRSTGIALAIAGWLLAVAAIAVAVTLAGALRNTFADARREAAIERPPGPSALPADPAALDPGERRILVLGDSRVRRWEPAPEIAGARVLLRGVGGETTRALRARAAAEIAAARPAVVVVAAGINDVVAAGLSPRLEAVLVDAAVANVAAIARDARAAGAAAVVLTMPRPAAPDPVRRLLVWSDRIPPLAARANAGLRALASEPGVRVVDADAALAGDSPLLPARYAVDALHFSPAAYAALNDLLRSELE encoded by the coding sequence GTGAAGCGCTCGACGGGGATCGCGCTCGCGATCGCGGGATGGCTGCTCGCCGTCGCGGCGATCGCCGTCGCGGTGACGCTCGCGGGAGCGCTGCGCAACACGTTCGCGGACGCGCGCCGCGAGGCGGCGATCGAGCGCCCGCCCGGGCCGTCGGCCCTGCCTGCCGACCCCGCCGCGCTCGACCCGGGCGAGCGCCGCATCCTCGTGCTCGGCGACAGCCGCGTGCGGCGCTGGGAGCCCGCGCCCGAGATCGCCGGCGCGCGCGTGCTGCTGCGCGGCGTCGGCGGCGAGACGACGCGCGCCCTTCGCGCGCGCGCGGCCGCCGAGATCGCCGCGGCCCGGCCCGCCGTCGTCGTCGTCGCGGCCGGCATCAACGACGTCGTGGCCGCGGGGCTGAGCCCGCGCCTCGAAGCGGTGCTCGTCGACGCGGCCGTCGCGAACGTCGCGGCGATCGCGCGCGACGCGCGCGCGGCCGGCGCCGCGGCCGTCGTGCTCACGATGCCGCGCCCCGCCGCGCCCGACCCCGTACGGCGTCTCCTCGTGTGGTCGGACCGCATCCCGCCGCTCGCCGCGCGGGCGAACGCGGGGCTCCGCGCGCTCGCGAGCGAGCCGGGCGTCCGCGTCGTCGACGCCGATGCCGCGCTCGCCGGCGACTCTCCCCTCCTGCCCGCGCGCTATGCGGTCGATGCGCTGCACTTCTCGCCCGCGGCCTACGCGGCGCTCAACGACCTGCTCCGGAGCGAGCTCGAGTAG
- a CDS encoding DUF1993 domain-containing protein produces MAFTIHSASVPIFVRMLTNALAWLDAAEAHAKERGFDPDLHLQLRLAPDMFPLVRQIQIASDAVKGCVARLAGVEPPKWADDETTLDALRARIRTTIEYAQSVPASAFEGAETRAISLPIGPDRKIEFTGETFLAHFSLPNFFFHVTTTYALLRQAGVKLGKMDYLGAP; encoded by the coding sequence ATGGCGTTCACGATCCACTCGGCCAGCGTTCCGATCTTCGTCCGCATGCTCACGAACGCGCTCGCGTGGCTCGACGCCGCCGAGGCGCACGCGAAGGAGCGCGGCTTCGACCCCGACCTCCATCTGCAGCTGCGCCTCGCGCCCGACATGTTCCCGCTCGTGCGCCAGATCCAGATCGCGAGCGACGCGGTGAAGGGCTGCGTCGCGCGCCTCGCCGGCGTCGAGCCGCCGAAGTGGGCCGACGACGAGACGACGCTCGACGCGCTGCGCGCGCGCATCCGCACGACGATCGAGTATGCGCAGTCCGTTCCCGCGAGCGCGTTCGAGGGGGCGGAGACGCGCGCGATCTCGCTTCCGATCGGGCCCGATCGCAAGATCGAGTTCACGGGCGAGACGTTCCTCGCGCACTTCTCGCTGCCGAACTTCTTCTTCCACGTGACGACGACGTACGCGCTGCTGCGCCAGGCGGGCGTGAAGCTCGGGAAGATGGACTACCTCGGCGCGCCCTGA